The following are encoded together in the Streptomyces flavofungini genome:
- a CDS encoding aromatic ring-hydroxylating oxygenase subunit alpha produces MTTEVSASLIATLPGHYYTDPDVFRQEQERLFEALWCCAVRSADLDRPGAYRTVQVGRESVLITRARDGGLRAFLNVCRHRGARLCADEAGQVRRSLQCPYHAWTYDLDGRLIAAPNLTRMPDVDRSAYGLVEVALREWLGYAWVCLADSPPSFEDTVIGEARERLGDPASIERYRTQDLALGHRVRYEVRANWKLIVENFMECYHCATIHPELTDVLPEFADGFAAQYYVGHGAAFGDDVSGFTVDGSPGFGRLPEVADDQDRRYYAITVKPAVFVNLVPDHVILHRMFPLAVDRTVVECDWLYAPDVVASGADLSKSVELFHRVNEQDFAACERTQPAMSSRAYRQGGVLVPTEHHIGVFHHWLSQRLAS; encoded by the coding sequence GTGACGACAGAGGTCTCCGCGAGCCTCATCGCGACGCTGCCCGGCCACTACTACACCGACCCCGACGTCTTCCGCCAGGAGCAGGAGCGCCTCTTCGAGGCCCTGTGGTGCTGTGCCGTGCGCTCCGCGGACCTCGACCGTCCCGGCGCGTACCGCACCGTCCAGGTCGGCCGGGAGAGCGTCCTGATCACCCGCGCCCGCGACGGCGGCCTGCGTGCCTTCCTGAACGTGTGCCGCCACCGCGGCGCCCGCCTGTGCGCGGACGAGGCGGGCCAGGTCCGGCGCAGCCTCCAGTGCCCGTACCACGCCTGGACGTACGACCTGGACGGCAGGCTGATCGCGGCGCCGAATCTGACGCGGATGCCGGACGTCGACCGGTCCGCGTACGGCCTGGTCGAGGTCGCGCTGCGGGAGTGGCTCGGCTACGCCTGGGTGTGCCTGGCCGACTCGCCGCCGTCCTTCGAGGACACGGTGATAGGCGAGGCCAGGGAGCGCCTCGGCGACCCCGCGTCGATCGAGCGCTACCGCACCCAGGACCTGGCGCTCGGCCACCGCGTCCGCTACGAGGTGCGCGCCAACTGGAAGTTGATCGTCGAGAACTTCATGGAGTGCTACCACTGCGCGACGATCCACCCCGAGCTGACGGACGTCCTGCCGGAGTTCGCCGACGGCTTCGCGGCGCAGTACTACGTAGGGCACGGTGCCGCCTTCGGGGATGACGTCAGCGGCTTCACTGTGGACGGTTCCCCGGGCTTCGGGCGGCTGCCCGAGGTCGCCGACGACCAGGACCGCCGCTACTACGCCATCACCGTCAAACCGGCCGTGTTCGTCAACCTCGTCCCGGACCATGTGATCCTGCACCGCATGTTCCCGCTGGCCGTGGACCGCACGGTCGTCGAGTGCGACTGGCTGTACGCACCCGACGTCGTCGCCTCCGGAGCGGATCTGTCGAAGTCGGTCGAGCTGTTCCACCGGGTCAACGAGCAGGACTTCGCGGCGTGCGAGCGCACCCAGCCCGCGATGAGCTCACGCGCCTACCGGCAGGGCGGCGTGCTCGTGCCGACCGAGCACCACATCGGGGTGTTCCACCACTGGCTCAGTCAGCGGCTGGCTTCTTGA